A region of the Pseudarthrobacter phenanthrenivorans Sphe3 genome:
CGAAGGTCTGGCCGGTCTCGATGGCCAGCAGGTTGGAGGCGCGGACGGCGTGATACACCACCGAGTAGAAGTAGATGTTGGTGAAGTCCAGGCCCTCTTCGGACCCGTAGTGGACCCGCTCACGTGCCAGGTAGCCGTGCAGGTTCATCTGGCCCAGGCCAATGGCGTGGCTCTGGTCGTTGCCCTTGGCGATGGACGGCACCGAGGTGATGTTGGACATGTCGGACACTGCGGAGAGCGAGCGGATGGCCGTCTCGATGGTCAGGCCGAAGTCCGGCGAGTCCATGGTCTTGGCAATGTTCAGCGAGCCCAGGTTGCAGGAGATGTCCTTGCCGGTGTCCGCGTAGGAGAGGTCATCGTTGTACGTGGTGGGCTGGGAAACCTGGAGGATCTCCGAGCACAGGTTGGACATGATGATCTTGCCGTCAATCGGGTTGGCCCGGTTCACGGTGTCCTCGAACATGATGTACGGGTAGCCGGACTCGAACTGGATCTCGGCGAGGGTCTGGAAGAACTCGCGCGCCTTGATCTTGGTCTTCTTGATCCGGGAATCGTCCACCATCTCGTAGTACTTCTCGGTGACCGAGACGTCGGAGAACGGCATGCCGTAGACGCGTTCGACGTCGTACGGGGAGAACAGGTACATGTCCTCGTCCCGCTTGGCCAGCTCGAACGTGATGTCCGGGATGACGACGCCGAGTGAGAGGGTCTTGATGCGGATCTTCTCGTCCGCGTTCTCGCGCTTGGTGTCAAGGAAGCGGTAGATGTCCGGGTGGTGCGCGTGCAGGTATACGGCACCGGCACCCTGGCGGGCACCGAGCTGGTTGGCGTAGGAGAAGCTGTCTTCGAGGAGCTTCATCACGGGGATCACGCCGGAGGACTGGTTCTCGATCTGCTTGATCGGCGCGCCCACTTCACGGATGTTGGTCAGCGCGAACGCCACGCCGCCGCCGCGCTTGGACAGCTGCAGGGCGGAGTTGATGGAGCGGCCGATCGATTCCATGTTGTCTTCGATGCGGAGCAGGAAGCAGGAGACCAGCTCGCCGCGCTGCTTTTTGCCCGCGTTCAGGAACGTGGGGGTGGCCGGCTGGAAGCGGCCCTCGATGATTTCGTCCACCATCTGGGTGGCCAGCTGCTCGTTGCCTCGGGCCAGGTGCAGGGCAACCATGCACACACGGTCCTCGTAGCGCTCCAGGAAGCGCTTGCCGTCGAACGTCTTCAGCGTGTAGGACGTGTAGAACTTGAAGGCGCCGAGGAAGGTCTCGAAGCGGAACTTCTTCTTGTAGGCACGGTTGAACAGCTCACGGATGAAGTTCATCGTGTACTGGTCCAGCGTTTCGCGCTCGTAGTAGTCGTTCTTGACCAGGTACTCGAGCTTCTCTTCCAGGTCGTGGAAGAACACGGTGTTGTTGTTCACGTGCTGCAGGAAGTACTGGTGCGCGGCCTCGCGGTCCGCCTCGAACTGGATCTCGCCGCTGGGACCGTACAGGTTCAGCATGGCGTTCAGCTCGTGGTAACCCAACCCCTTGTAGGCGGCAGGCATCTCGGGCTTCTGGGCCCTGGTTACTTCTGTGTCTGCGACAGTCGTGTCCAAAACGTATCCAATCCTTGGTTGACCCGGGTGACGTCTTCCGGCGTTCCCATAAGTTCGAATCTATAGAGGTGGGGCACCTGGCATTTGGCGGCGATGATGTCCGCTGCCAGGCAGTAGTTGTCCCCGAAGTTTGTGTTGCCGGCACCGATGACGCCGCGCAGCAGCTGCCTGTTCTGCGGGTTGTTCAGGAACCGGATGACCTGCTTGGGAACTGATCCCTCTCCCCCGGTGCCGCCGTAGGTGGGAACTACCAGCACGAACGGCCGGGTGGCCAGGAGCGGTGCGTCCTTCGCGTAGAGCGGGATCCGGGCCGCGTCCCGGCCAAGCTTGGCAACGAAGCGGCCGGTGTTCTCGGATGTCGAGGAAAAGTAGATGAGCTGACTGCCGGTGGAAACCGCAGCGGCCTGCTCGGGAGCCGCCACGCGCTGAGCCGCGTGGGAATCCTGGACTGCTGGAGCTGCCGTGGGTGTCACCTCAGCTTGTCGATGGTTGCCGGCAGGAAGGGAGGAAACCCCTAAGCCACGGAGGAAACGGCAGAGAGGGCCAGTTCCTCGATCTTGTCCGGACGGAAGCCTGACCAGTGGTCCTGGTCGGTGACCACAACGGGTGCCTGCATGTAGCCCAGGGCCTTCAGGCGCTCAAGTGCCTCGGCGTCCTGGGAGATGTCAACGCTCTGGTACGTGATGCCCTTCTTGTCGAGCGCGCGGTAGGTGGCGTTGCACTGAACACAAGCAGGCTTTGTGTAAACCGTTACGGTCATGGTTCCTGTCCCCTTTTCTGGAAAACTTGCTCGTCCGGTGTTCCCGCCCAAGCTGTATCTAGATACTACATCTAGTGCAGACGCCTCTTCGGAACCCCAAGATGATGTATTACAAGTATGTCATTTAATGCACCTTTAATCCACAGGCAGGTACCCTCAAAATGTCCGGAATTCCGGTGTTTTCGCGGACGGAATCCACATCCTGTGGAGTACTTAGCCACAATTAACGCCCAGCGTGTCGTGGAAAAGACGGCGTGTCGCGCTTGGTGGCAGGCGGGCCGCAGCCACCAAAAAGGGGCCCCGAAGTGACCTTCGGAACCCCTCCTGGTGATCAAACGCACGCCACTACAACTGCGCCTCCCGGCGGTCCAGCACCACCTGCTGCACATCCAGGTAGCCCGACTGGAAACCGGCCCGCGAGTAGCACAGGTAGAACAGCCACATCCGCTGGAACACCGCGTCGAAACCCAGCTCCCCCACCTCGCGGGACCGCTCCAGGAACCGTTCTTCCCAGAGCCTCAGGGTTGCGGCGTAGTGGTCGCCCATGCCCATCCGCTCCCGCACGCGGAGGGTGGTGTGTTGCTGGGTCACTCCCTCAATGGCACGGACGGACGGCAGGAATCCGCCCGGGAAGATGTACTTGTGCACCCAGGTGTAGGCGTTGCGCGTGGCCAGCATCCTGCCGTGCGGCATGGTGATCGCCTGGATGGCCACCTTCCCGCCGGGCGCGAGGACCCTGTCGATGGTCTGGAAGTAGATGGGCCAGTACTCGTAGCCCACGGCCTCGATCATCTCCACGGACACCACGGCGTCGTACTCGCCCTCCACAGCGCGGTAGTCCTGCAGCGCAACTGTCACCTGGTCCGAATACCCCGCGGCTGCTATCCGCTCCTGGGCCAGCGCCTGCTGCTCGCTGGAGAGGGTGACGGTGTAGACGGTGGCCCCGCGGGCCGCTGCCCGCAAAGCCAGTTCACCCCAGCCGGTCCCAATTTCCAGGAGGCGGGTCCCGGGACCAACGCCTGCCTTGTCCAGCAGCCTGTCGATCTTCGCCCGCTGCGCCCCCGCCAGTGCCTCCCAGCCAACCGAACCCAGCGGTTCGGCGTCGAGCGGGAACAGGGCGGACGAATAGCTCATGGTGGAGTCGAGGAAGTTGGAGAAAAGGTCGTTGGACAGGTCGTAGTGCCGCGAAATGTTGCTGCGGGTGTTCTGCTCGGCATTACGCTCCTGCTGCGGCGTCCGCGGCAGGTACAGCGCACGCAGCTTCTGCAGCGGCATGGGAATGAGTGTGTCCACGGACGCGGCAAAGACTTCGAGGACGCCCGCCAGGTCACTGGCCTCCCAGTCCCCCGCCATGAAGGACTCCCCCAGCCCGATCAGCCCGTTGTCACCGATCCGCGCTTCGAACGCGTCCGGCCGGAGCATGGTCATGACCGGCGCATCCGGCCCGCCCGTGCCCAGTACAGTGCCGTCCGGGTACTCCACCCGCAGGGGCAGCCGCTTCACGGCCCCTTTGAAGAGCAGGCCGGCTGCCTTGCCTGCAACAACTGCCTTGGCTCCCGACGGCGCCTGGGCAACTTCCGGCCACAGGTCCGCATCGATGGTGGCGGGCGACGCAGGGACCCCGGTTGCGGTCCAGGCTGGGGCAGGGTGCGCGGCGGCTTTGCCGGCCGCCTGGTCCGCCGCTTTGCCGCCGAGGAAAGTTGCAGTTGCTTGGTTGTCGTCCGTCATTGTCATTGAACTGCCTCCTGTGAAGGGTGGTGTGGTCGGGCGACGACGGGCAGGCGTCTTGCCCAGAGTGTAATGCCCTGCACCCGGATGAGTGCGGAAACCAGCAGTGGCGCGGCCGGTACAGCGATCGCCGCAGCCAGGATGTTCTGAAGGGTGGCGGGGCGCCGGGTGCCATCCATCGATGCCACGAAGGGCTTGTGCCCTTCGCGCTCGAGCACGATGGACACCGCGAGCCGCTCCCCCGGCGCCGGCAGCTTCATGCGGTACTGGCCGCTGACGTCGTTGAAGGGAGAAACATAGAAGGCCTTCGGCACCGAAGCACGCCCTGCCGTGTCCGTCCGGAGCAGGTAGCAGTGCCGCTCCCCGTAGGTGTTGTGGACCTCGGCCACCACACACTCAAGCTCACCGTCGGCGCGGTAGCACCAGAACAAGGTCAGCGGATTGAAAACGTAGCCGAACACCCTGGCGCTGGTCAGCATCCGGATCGCACCGCCGTCGGGCTCTATTCCCTGGGTGCGCAGGAACCGCTCCACGTTGCTGCGGAGGGAGGCGTCCGGATCACCCAGGTGGTCGCCGGACCGGAAGGCAGCCAGCGGCCGGAGCAGTAAGGGAAGCCGCGGCAGGTTATCCACGTCCACGAACCAGCTGTAGCTGCGGTAGGTGAACGCGTTCTTCAGTGGTGTGCGCCGCACATGGGAGATGGCAGTGCGGTAGATCGCTGCGTCCATGGTCATGCAGGCTCCGCCGCAGGAAGCAGCTCACTGTCTTCGCCGTCCCTGGAGTCCATCCGGTCGGCAGCCTGCGCCACCGGCCAGGACCTGCCCAACATTTCCGCGGCCCTGACGCCGGACAGCGCACCGTCCTCATGGAACCCCCAGCCAAGGTACGCGCCGGCGTAGGCAACGCGGCCGTCGCTGAGCGCGGCGATGGCCTGCTGTGCGCGCAGGGATTCGGGGGTGTACTGCGGGTGCTCATAGACCATCCGGTCCAGCACGGCATCGTCTGAAATGAGCTCCGACTCGCCCAGGCTCACCAGGTACGGCCTCCCGTCCGCCGGGCTGAGCCGCTGCAGCCGCGTGAGGTCGTAGCTGACCAGCACCTTGTCCGGCCTCGCTTCGCAGGATGGCAGCCGGTAGTTCCAGGAGGCCTTGGCGTTGTCCGAGGAGGGCAGGACCGACGGGTCCCGGTGGAAGACGGTGTGGTTCACCGAGTACGGCATCCCGCCCAGGGCTTCCTTCTCCGCGGGCGTTGCGTCGGCAAGGAACCCCAGCGCCTGGGCGGGGTGGGTGGCAATGACGACGGCGGCAAAGTCCTCCACGCCGTCTTCCGTCACCACTTCAACCCCCAGGGCGTGCCGGCGGACCGCGGTCACCGGCGTCTGCAGCCGGACATCCGGCAGGGTAGCCACGAGCTTCTCGACGTACCTGGCCGACCCCCCGCTGACCGTCCGCCATTGCGGCGAACCCTTCACGCCCAACATGCCGTGATGGCCCAGGAACGTGAAGAGGTAGCGGGCCGGGTAGGCCAGCGCGGTTGTCGGATCGCAGGACCACACCGCGCTTACCACCGGCGTCATGAAGTGCGAGATGAAATAAGGGCTGAAGTTTTCATTTGCCAGGAATTCGCCGAGCGTGGGCTCGGGGGCGCTGAGGCCGGGATCCACCGCCGAAACCGGTGCCGTCTTCAGCAGTTCCCGGGCTTTCCGGTAGAAGCGCGTGACTTCCAGGAGCATCAGCAGGTAACGGCCGCGCAGCAGGTTGGAGGGCGTGGCAATGATTCCGCGGCCGCCGTCGCGCGCCCCTGCGTACTCCAGGCCGCAGCCGTCGCAGCGGATGGACATGCTCATCTCGGAGTCCTGGGTCTCGACGCCAAGTTCAGCAAACAGCCGCAGCAGCGTGGGGTACGTCCGCTCATTGTGGACAATGAAGCCGGTGTCCACGCCGATTTCGGACCCGTCCGCCTGCGGCACGTCGTGCGTGTGCGCGTGCCCGCCCAGCCGGGAATCCGCTTCGAACAGCGTGACGTCATCCTGCCGGTTGAGGACATAGGCGGCGGTCAGGCCGGCCACGCCGCTGCCGATGACGGCTACCCGCCGTCTCCCGCTGACGATAGGTGCTGGGTTAGGTGACAATTTATGCTCCTCTGCTGAACATTTGCCGCTGGGCTGGGTATGCAGAGGGCAATTCGGCACCATCTCCCCAGTGGATGGGTGGGATGGGCGGCAGTTTTTTCGGCGGCTGCCGCGGAGTACTGTGGGCGGGTGGTAAACCCGGTACACCTGAAGACCCTCCTTGAGGTCACCCGCCTCGGCTCCTTCGCTGCAGCGGCGGCAACACTGGGCTACACGGCTTCGGCCGTCTCCCAGCAGATGTCCGCGCTGGAGCGCGACACCGGGGTTGTCCTGTTCCAGCGTTCGGCCCGCAGCGTGGTTCCCACGGAAGCCGCCATCGTCATGACCCGCCACGCCGCCAAGGTGCTGACGGACATCGAAGCGCTGATGGCCTCCGCTGCAAGGACGCAGGACTCCGCGAACCAGGAGCTCCGGCTGGGGATCTTCCCCAGCCTGGCAACCTACGTGCTGCCGCGCATCCTGAAGAACCCGGCGTGGAAGAACCTGGGCATCGATCTAAGGGTGTCCGTGGCCGAACCGGGGCAAACCATCCAGGGGCTGCGGACCGGCGGCGAACTGGACCTTGCCGTGGTTTTCCAGGTGGGGCAGACCGGCTTCGCCTGGCCCAACACCATCAACCGGCAGTGGATCGGGGACGACGACTTCCGTGTGGTGCTGCCGGCCGGCTGGGGCTTCCGCTCCGATGCCAAGGTGGCAGCGGACCACCTCTCCGACATGCCGTGGATCATGCACCACCCGGGAACCAGCGACGCGATGGTGATCGAGCGGCTCTTCGCCGGCTGCAACCTGCACCCGCGGGTGGTGGCCCACAGCGACGACTTCCATGCCAGCCTGGAAATGGCGGCCGCCGGGCTGGGCGCCGCCCTGGTTCCCGAGCTCGCGCTGCGCAACAAGCCGGCGGGCGTGGTGGTGCTGGATGTCCCCGAAATCCGGCTTGCCCGCAACGTCTTCGCCCTCATTATCAATGACCGGAAAACCGCGCGGGTGCAGCTCTTCGTTGACCTTCTGGCCGAGACACTCGCCGGGATGCGCACCTCCGTGAATTCGGCCTGAACGCTGGAATGCACCGCCCTTGAGGTCTATGTTGAAACTATGAACAAGGTAGCGAGCCGGCACTTTGGCGAAATTGAGCTCAACCACGGCAGGGATCACTTCATCGCTGCCAAACATGAGCTGCGGGGCCATCCGCTGGAACTCGACCTGAACATCACCGCCCACGACCACTTTGACGAAGCCGCGCTGCGCAAGGTCGACTACCGGTTGCGGTTCCTGCCCGAACTCGTGGACGAGGTCCGGGACATGATCGCCGCGGAGCTGGAGCAGGAAGGCACCAGCCCGCAGGAGTACCTGCATTTCCACTGCAATGCCCTCAAGGACGAGCAGCTGCAGAAGGTGTTCGGAGTGACCCACCGCAGCCAGCTCACCAATGAGGTGTTCCTCAGGGCACTAAAACTGGGCCACGTGGGCATTTATCCGGGCCAGCCGGAGCGCTACTTCGTGCTGGACTTCACGCTGGGCGAGCACTTCACGGACGAGGTCCTGGTGGCCTCGGCCGACGAGGACGGCGTGGTTGACGACGAAATCCTCTGGGAGTCCTGAAGAGGAAATATTAAACGCACGACGTCGGCGGCCCACCTGAGGTGGGCAGCCGACGTCGTTCTTTTGTGCTTACTTCGCTGCTGCCAGCAGTTCCGCGCGGACCGTCCGGGTTGCCTTTACCAGGTTGCGCAGGGACTCTTCAGTCTCGGCGTAGCCGCGGGTCTTCAGGCCGCAGTCCGGGTTGACCCAGAGCTGGCGGGACGGGACGTGCTTGACGGCGGTGGCCAGCAGTTCGGTTACTTCACCCTCACCCGGTACGCGCGGCGAGTGGATGTCGTAGACGCCGGGGCCAACGCCGCGGCCGAAGCCGTGGGATTCGAGGTCGTGCACAACCTCCATGCGGGAACGGGCGGCCTCGATGGAAGTCACGTCAGCGTCCAGGCCGTCGATCGCGTCGATAATCACCCCGAACTCGGAATAGCAGAGGTGGGTGTGGATCTGGGTGGCGTCGGCAGCACCGGCGGTGGCCAGGCGGAAGGAGTCCACGGACCACTTGAGGTAGTCGGCGTGGTCTGCCTTGCGCAGCGGGAGGAGTTCGCGCAGGGCCGGCTCGTCCACCTGGATCACCTTGATGCCGGCGGCTTCGAGGTCTGCGATCTCG
Encoded here:
- the nrdE gene encoding class 1b ribonucleoside-diphosphate reductase subunit alpha: MPAAYKGLGYHELNAMLNLYGPSGEIQFEADREAAHQYFLQHVNNNTVFFHDLEEKLEYLVKNDYYERETLDQYTMNFIRELFNRAYKKKFRFETFLGAFKFYTSYTLKTFDGKRFLERYEDRVCMVALHLARGNEQLATQMVDEIIEGRFQPATPTFLNAGKKQRGELVSCFLLRIEDNMESIGRSINSALQLSKRGGGVAFALTNIREVGAPIKQIENQSSGVIPVMKLLEDSFSYANQLGARQGAGAVYLHAHHPDIYRFLDTKRENADEKIRIKTLSLGVVIPDITFELAKRDEDMYLFSPYDVERVYGMPFSDVSVTEKYYEMVDDSRIKKTKIKAREFFQTLAEIQFESGYPYIMFEDTVNRANPIDGKIIMSNLCSEILQVSQPTTYNDDLSYADTGKDISCNLGSLNIAKTMDSPDFGLTIETAIRSLSAVSDMSNITSVPSIAKGNDQSHAIGLGQMNLHGYLARERVHYGSEEGLDFTNIYFYSVVYHAVRASNLLAIETGQTFGGFEKSKYASGEYFDKYTEQEWVPQTEKVRELFKNVHIPTQADWLALKASVMEHGIYNQNLQAVPPTGSISYINNSTSSIHPVASKIEIRKEGKLGRVYYPAPYLTNDNLEYYQDAYEIGYEKVIDTYAAATQHVDQGLSLTLFFKDTATTRDINKAQIYAWKKGIKTIYYIRLRQLALEGTEVEGCVSCML
- the nrdI gene encoding class Ib ribonucleoside-diphosphate reductase assembly flavoprotein NrdI, whose amino-acid sequence is MAAPEQAAAVSTGSQLIYFSSTSENTGRFVAKLGRDAARIPLYAKDAPLLATRPFVLVVPTYGGTGGEGSVPKQVIRFLNNPQNRQLLRGVIGAGNTNFGDNYCLAADIIAAKCQVPHLYRFELMGTPEDVTRVNQGLDTFWTRLSQTQK
- the nrdH gene encoding glutaredoxin-like protein NrdH, with the translated sequence MTVTVYTKPACVQCNATYRALDKKGITYQSVDISQDAEALERLKALGYMQAPVVVTDQDHWSGFRPDKIEELALSAVSSVA
- a CDS encoding class I SAM-dependent methyltransferase, which codes for MTMTDDNQATATFLGGKAADQAAGKAAAHPAPAWTATGVPASPATIDADLWPEVAQAPSGAKAVVAGKAAGLLFKGAVKRLPLRVEYPDGTVLGTGGPDAPVMTMLRPDAFEARIGDNGLIGLGESFMAGDWEASDLAGVLEVFAASVDTLIPMPLQKLRALYLPRTPQQERNAEQNTRSNISRHYDLSNDLFSNFLDSTMSYSSALFPLDAEPLGSVGWEALAGAQRAKIDRLLDKAGVGPGTRLLEIGTGWGELALRAAARGATVYTVTLSSEQQALAQERIAAAGYSDQVTVALQDYRAVEGEYDAVVSVEMIEAVGYEYWPIYFQTIDRVLAPGGKVAIQAITMPHGRMLATRNAYTWVHKYIFPGGFLPSVRAIEGVTQQHTTLRVRERMGMGDHYAATLRLWEERFLERSREVGELGFDAVFQRMWLFYLCYSRAGFQSGYLDVQQVVLDRREAQL
- a CDS encoding DUF1365 domain-containing protein, whose protein sequence is MTMDAAIYRTAISHVRRTPLKNAFTYRSYSWFVDVDNLPRLPLLLRPLAAFRSGDHLGDPDASLRSNVERFLRTQGIEPDGGAIRMLTSARVFGYVFNPLTLFWCYRADGELECVVAEVHNTYGERHCYLLRTDTAGRASVPKAFYVSPFNDVSGQYRMKLPAPGERLAVSIVLEREGHKPFVASMDGTRRPATLQNILAAAIAVPAAPLLVSALIRVQGITLWARRLPVVARPHHPSQEAVQ
- a CDS encoding NAD(P)/FAD-dependent oxidoreductase, giving the protein MSPNPAPIVSGRRRVAVIGSGVAGLTAAYVLNRQDDVTLFEADSRLGGHAHTHDVPQADGSEIGVDTGFIVHNERTYPTLLRLFAELGVETQDSEMSMSIRCDGCGLEYAGARDGGRGIIATPSNLLRGRYLLMLLEVTRFYRKARELLKTAPVSAVDPGLSAPEPTLGEFLANENFSPYFISHFMTPVVSAVWSCDPTTALAYPARYLFTFLGHHGMLGVKGSPQWRTVSGGSARYVEKLVATLPDVRLQTPVTAVRRHALGVEVVTEDGVEDFAAVVIATHPAQALGFLADATPAEKEALGGMPYSVNHTVFHRDPSVLPSSDNAKASWNYRLPSCEARPDKVLVSYDLTRLQRLSPADGRPYLVSLGESELISDDAVLDRMVYEHPQYTPESLRAQQAIAALSDGRVAYAGAYLGWGFHEDGALSGVRAAEMLGRSWPVAQAADRMDSRDGEDSELLPAAEPA
- a CDS encoding LysR family transcriptional regulator translates to MVNPVHLKTLLEVTRLGSFAAAAATLGYTASAVSQQMSALERDTGVVLFQRSARSVVPTEAAIVMTRHAAKVLTDIEALMASAARTQDSANQELRLGIFPSLATYVLPRILKNPAWKNLGIDLRVSVAEPGQTIQGLRTGGELDLAVVFQVGQTGFAWPNTINRQWIGDDDFRVVLPAGWGFRSDAKVAADHLSDMPWIMHHPGTSDAMVIERLFAGCNLHPRVVAHSDDFHASLEMAAAGLGAALVPELALRNKPAGVVVLDVPEIRLARNVFALIINDRKTARVQLFVDLLAETLAGMRTSVNSA
- a CDS encoding DUF2004 domain-containing protein — encoded protein: MNKVASRHFGEIELNHGRDHFIAAKHELRGHPLELDLNITAHDHFDEAALRKVDYRLRFLPELVDEVRDMIAAELEQEGTSPQEYLHFHCNALKDEQLQKVFGVTHRSQLTNEVFLRALKLGHVGIYPGQPERYFVLDFTLGEHFTDEVLVASADEDGVVDDEILWES